The following proteins are encoded in a genomic region of Magnolia sinica isolate HGM2019 chromosome 1, MsV1, whole genome shotgun sequence:
- the LOC131249058 gene encoding UDP-N-acetylglucosamine transporter ROCK1-like, whose amino-acid sequence MGALFLPIVAAILLSFGEGSGRDSSGTNPDQVLFHGIIPVLVASVLSGLASSLYQWASQVKKHSSCFMTVEMSIVGTCAYWQVCLSPQMEKPSDNMGFFMVGPH is encoded by the exons ATGGGGGCCCTATTCTTACCAATAGTTGCTGCCATACTTTTAAGCTTTGGAGAAGGTTCTGGCAGGGATTCTAGTGGCACTAACCCAGATCAAGTTCTCTTTCATGGAATCATTCCTGTTTTAGTTGCTTCTGTGCTCTCTGGTCTGGCTTCTTCTCTCTATCAGTGGGCTTCTCAG GTGAAGAAACACAGCTCATGCTTCATGACTGTGGAAATGTCTATAGTTGGAACCTGTGCTTATTGGCAAGTATGTCTAAGTCCCCAGATGGAGAAGCCATCAGACAACATGGGTTTTTTCATGGTTGGACCGCATTGA